ACAAATACGTTTACGGGATAGAAAAAAATGATTACACCGCTCTGTTGGCTAAAGCCGGCATGGTGGTGCGCAAAGCCAAACCAGGCAAGGGTTGGATTGGTAACATCGGCTCGGCAGTCAGTCGTAGCCGTTCGGGTCAGGTGTACACAGTGGAAACAGACGGCGTGACTATCCTCAATAGTACGGCTTTAAACTCGCCGCTGTATAAGGCTGGAATTGATGCCGGCGATTTGATTACCAGTGTCGATGGCTCATCAATTACCAGCTTTGTTAAGTTGGCCTTCTTGGCGGGAGCAAAAAAACCGGGTGATAAAATTTCAGTAACATTTAAAAATCGTACCGGCACGCATAATACCACTATTGAAGTGGTAGAGAACCCCGAGTTAGAAGTGGTGCCAATTGAAACCATCGGACAACAATTAACCGCAGAGCAGGCCGATTTTAGAAAAGCTTGGTTAACCAGCAAAGTGAAATAACATGAAAAAGGGATTGATGATAGCTAACGCACTGCTGGCTCTTAGCATATCGGCGCAGGCTCAAAATGTAAACAAACTAATCAAGGTTAAAGAGGTGCGTCAAACTATAGCTACCCTATCTGCGGATGACATGGAGGGCCGCGCGACCTTTAGCCGGGGGATTGATAAAGCAGCCACTTATATAGAAAACCGGTTTAAGGCCGCTGGTTTGCAACCCATGGCAGGGAATAGTTCTTTCAGGCAAAATATCCCTTCGATGATTAAAGTTACGCCGCGACAAATGCAGGTGAGTATAAACGGAGCTGTAGTACCTGCAGAGAATATCATTACGGCGAGCATCGGTTCGTTTGACTGGAATAGCCTCGATGGCATCCAGGTCATTAGAGAAACTGCAGGTAAGGATTTGCGGAAAGATTATCGTGGTTTAGTGAAAAACGGCAGGAAAACCTTGGTGCTAGTCGATCCCGCTTTTGCGGATGTGTTCAAGACCTATCGCGCCCAGGTAATGGGTGGTGCGGCTATCGATAAAAATCATGCACCACAACAGGTTGTTTTTGTATTAGGCAAGATTGATGAGTTGAAAAGCCTGACGGTGCATTACGAAGCAGATAACAAAGAAGTGCCGCTGTTTAACGTAGCGGGCATGATTCCGGGTAAAAGCAAGCCGGATGAGTATGTGGTTTTCTCTGGCCACTATGACCACCTGGGCATAGGCAAGGGCATGACACCAGATAGTATTTACAATGGCGCAGATGATGATGCCTCGGGCACTACTGCAGTGATTGAACTGGCTAAGTATTTTAAAAAGCAAAACAACAACGAGCGGACACTCATCTTTGTGGCTTTTACAGCCGAGGAGATTGGCGGCTTTGGTGCGCGCTATTTTACCAGCACCGTTAATCCGGATAAAGTAGTGGCTATGTTTAACATCGAGATGATTGGCAAGCCCTCAAAATTT
This region of Mucilaginibacter yixingensis genomic DNA includes:
- a CDS encoding M20/M25/M40 family metallo-hydrolase, whose translation is MKKGLMIANALLALSISAQAQNVNKLIKVKEVRQTIATLSADDMEGRATFSRGIDKAATYIENRFKAAGLQPMAGNSSFRQNIPSMIKVTPRQMQVSINGAVVPAENIITASIGSFDWNSLDGIQVIRETAGKDLRKDYRGLVKNGRKTLVLVDPAFADVFKTYRAQVMGGAAIDKNHAPQQVVFVLGKIDELKSLTVHYEADNKEVPLFNVAGMIPGKSKPDEYVVFSGHYDHLGIGKGMTPDSIYNGADDDASGTTAVIELAKYFKKQNNNERTLIFVAFTAEEIGGFGARYFTSTVNPDKVVAMFNIEMIGKPSKFGRNSAFITGFERSDFGRILQRNLQGTQFKFYPDPYPEQNLFYRSDNATLAMQGVPAHTISTDQIDVDHDYHQVTDELKTLDVKNITLAIRAIALSARTIVSGKDAPTRVAKFER